In Humulus lupulus chromosome 7, drHumLupu1.1, whole genome shotgun sequence, the following are encoded in one genomic region:
- the LOC133791631 gene encoding uncharacterized protein LOC133791631 has translation MGQTESISCVYCGEGHTFDNCPSNPAAVCYMGNQNRNGPYSYSYNPSWRQHPNFSWSNQGAGPSDPSMPPRPNFPSSYPPQAPQQRPQQQTMQSSSLESMLKEYIVKNEAMIQSQVASLRNLENQVGQLANELRNRPHGTLPSDTENPRSMGKEHCKAVTLRSGKELEKDKTESGHEGEPSSIQINEEFQKDGELPSAQKSASAQDTAGIPQHCQPSSSISKKPPPFPQRFHKQKLDSQFKKFLDMLKQLHINIPLVEALEKMPNYVKFMKDILTRKRRLGEFETVALTKECSSFLQNKLPPKMKDPGSFTIPCTIGNSYCGMALCDLGASINLMPMSVYRQLGIGEVRPTTVTLQLADGSLAYPDGKIEDVLVKVDKFIFPIDFIVLDYEADRKVLIILGRPFLATGRTLIDVQKGELTMRVQNEQVTFNVFKAMRFPDEVESVLWFQW, from the coding sequence ATGGGGCAAACGGAGAGCATTTCTTGTGTGTATTGTGGTGAGGGTCATACTTTTGATAACTGTCCTTCTAATCCAGCAGCTGTATGTTATATGGGGAACCAAAATAGGAATGGCCCTTATTCTTATTCCTACAACCCATCATGGAGGCAACACCCTAATTTTTCATGGAGTAATCAAGGAGCTGGCCCTAGTGATCCTTCAATGCCTCCAAGACCAAATTTTCCATCGAGTTACCCCCCTCAAGCTCCACAACAAAGACCACAACAACAAACAATGCAATCTAGCTCTCTTGAGAGCATGTTGAAGGAATATATAGTGAAGAATGAAGCCATGATTCAGAGCCAAGTGGCTTCATTGAGGAACTTAGAAAATCAAGTTGGGCAACTAGCTAATGAGCTTAGAAATAGACCCCACGGTACACTGCCAAGTGATACCGAGAATCCAAGGAGTATGGGGAAGGAACATTGTAAAGctgtcactttgaggagtggaaaGGAGTTGGAGAAGGACAAGACCGAGTCTGGGCATGAGggtgagccctcttcaatccaaataaatgaggaGTTTCAAAAAGATGGTGAACTTCCTAGTGCACAAAAATCTGCCTCTGCCCAGGATACTGCAGGGATACCGCAGCATTGTCAACCATCAAGCTCAATTTCAAAGAAGCCACCTCCATTTCCTCAACGTTTTCATAAGCAAAAGTTGGATTCTCAATTCAAGAAGTTTCTAGATATGTTGAAGCAGTTGCATATCAACATCCCACTGGtagaggcacttgagaaaatgcCTAACTATGTAAAATTCATGAAAGATATTCTTACAAGGAAGAGAAGGTTAGGAGAATTTGAGACAGTGGCCCTTACCAAGGAATGTAGCTCATTCTTGCAAAACAAGCTGCCACCGAAGATGAaagatcctgggagtttcaccATTCCATGTACCATTGGTAATTCTTATTGTGGCATGGCATTGTGTGACTTGGGTGCTAGTATAAATCTGATGCCTATGTCTGTGTATAGACAATTGGGGATTGGTGAGGTCCGACCTACCACAGTGACTCTACAACTTGCAGATGGATCTCTTGCTTATCCAGATGGGAAGATTGAGGATGTCTTGGTAAAAGTTGATAAGTTCATTTTCCCAATTGATTTCATTGTGTTAGATTATGAGGCAGACAGGAAGGTACTAATCATTCTAGGGAGGCCTTTTCTAGCTACTGGTAGAACTTTAATTGATGTGCAGAAGGGTGAACTTACTATGAGGGTTCAAAATGAGCAGGTGACTTTCAATGTTTTCAAGGCTATGAGATTTCCAGATGAGGTCGAAAGTGTTCTGTGGTTTCAGTGGTAG